CACGGCGGTACACATCCTCGAGAACGCCATCCGCCGATTCCTCACGTAGTACGACGGAGTGGGACGAGTCAGCCTCCCGTGTTGCCGATCAGCTCCACTCCGTTGCCGTTCCAGCGGAACCGGACGACGCTGTCCAACCCCGAAGCACCGTTCGAGTACCGCAGCGCGACGGTGTCTCCGGTGCTCGCGGTCTTGTCAATGCCGTTGAATCCGTAAGTGTCCGGCACACCGCTGGAAATGAACTTGCCGAGATGGAACATCACCGCGCGGGTGTTCGGGTTCTCCGCGTTGGTATTGGCCTTCACGATCACCACCGACAGCTGAGCGCATTCGTTGTAGTTGCCCGCCAGCGGCTCGGGATTCCAGCCCTGGTTGCTGCGCGGGTCGCGGGGCAGCTCCGACACCGCGGCGGCGATCGCGGGTGCGGCCAGGTTGACTTCGCATGGATCGGCGGTATCGGCGGACGGGCTCGGACCCGACGCGGCCGGTGCGCTCGGCGGCGCTGTGCTGACCTGGGGCGCGGTTGGTCCCGGAGTCTTGGAGGCCGTGGAGTCGCTCGATCCGCACCCGACAACCACCGATGCGACCCCAGCCGTCAACATCCCGATCACGACAGCCGACTTCACGGTGCGCCACGGTACCGAAACCCGGCACGACGATCCTGCAGGCCGTGCGGCGGGTCGGGCACGCGACGGGCACTAGACTCGACGACTGATGACGTCCTCCGACCCGGACGAGAGCCGGGAAGATCTGACCTTCGACGACCTGCAGATTCACCCTTCGGTGCTGCGGGCGATCGGCGACGTCGGATACGAATCCCCTTCGGCCATCCAAGCCGCCACCATTCCGCCCATGATGGCCGGCTCCGACGTCGTCGGCCTGGCGCAGACCGGCACCGGCAAGACCGCAGCCTTCGCGATCCCGATCCTGTCGAAGATCGATCCCGGCAAGAAGGACACCCAGGCGCTGGTGCTGGCGCCGACGCGTGAGTTGGCGTTGCAGGTCGCAGAGGCGTTCAGTCGCTACGGCGCCCATCTGCCCCAGATCAACGTGCTGCCGGTCTACGGCGGCTCGTCCTACGGTCCACAACTGGCCGGTCTGCGACGCGGCGCCCAGGTGGTCGTCGGTACTCCGGGTCGGGTGATCGACCACCTCGAGAAGGGCACGCTCGATCTCACCCACCTCGACTATCTGGTGCTCGACGAGGCCGACGAGATGCTGCAGATGGGCTTCGCCGAGGACGTCGAACGCATCCTCGCCGACACCCCCGAGTACAAGCAGGTGGCGCTGTTCTCCGCCACGATGCCGCCCGGCATCCGCAAGATCACCAAGAAATATCTGCACGACGCCGTCGAGGTGGCCGTCAAATCGAAAACGGCCACCGCAGAGAACATCACGCAGCGCTACATCCAGGTCGCCGGTCCGCGCAAGATGGACGCCCTGACCCGTCTCCTCGAGGTCGAGCCGTTCGAGGCGATGATCGTCTTCGTTCGCACCAAGCAGGCCACCGAGGAGGTCGCGGAGAAACTACGGGCCCGCGGTTTCTCGGCGGCCGCGATCAACGGTGACATCCCGCAGGCGCAACGCGAACGCACGATCACCGCACTCAAGGACGGCAGCATCGACATCCTGGTGGCGACGGATGTCGCGGCGCGCGGTTTGGACGTCGAACGCATCTCGCACGTGTTGAACTACGACATTCCGCACGACACCGAGTCCTACGTGCACCGCATCGGGCGTACCGGTCGCGCGGGTCGCTCCGGGCAGGCGCTGCTGTTCGTGTCGCCGCGGGAACGGCACATGCTCAAGGCGATCGAGAAGGCGACTCGTCAACAGCTCACCGAAGCCGAACTGCCCACGGTCGAGGACGTCAACGCACAGCGGGTGGCCAAGTTCCGCGATTCCATCACCGACGCGCTGACCGCCCCGGGTTTCGAGTTGTTCCGGCGGATGATCGAGGACTACGAACGCGAGAACGATGTCCCGATGGTCGACATCGCCGCCGCGCTGGCCGCGCAGTCGCGCGACGGTGAGCAGTTCCTGATGAAGGAACCGCCGCCGGAGAAGCGCCGTGAGCGCCCCGAGCGGACCGAGCGCGACCGCGAGCGTGGGCCGAAGCAACGCAAACCGGGCCAGGGGTTCGCGACGTACCGGATCGCGGTGGGCAAGCGGCACAAGGTGAGTCCCGGCGCGATCGTCGGCGCCATCGCCAACGAGGGCGGTCTGCACCGCAGCGACTTCGGCCACATCTCGATTCGCCCCGACCATTCGCTGGTGGAGCTGCCCGCCAAGCTGTCGCGTGACACCGTGAAAGCCTTGGAGCGCACCCGCATTCAGGGCATCCTGATCAATCTCCAACCCGATCGTCCGCCGCGAAAAGGCGGGAAATCCGGCCACAAGTCCAAATGACCCTGTCCGGCAGCGTCGACGCACAGGGCGGCCTGGAGTCCGTCGGCAAGCCCGAGCGCGTCGCCTCGCTGACCGGAATTCGCGCGGTCGCGGCGCTGCTGGTCATGCTCACTCATGCCGCCTATACGACGGGCAAGTACACGCACGGCTACATCGGCCTGGTGTGGTCGCGCGCGGAGATCGGTGTGCCGGTGTTCTTTGTGCTCTCCGGCTTTCTGCTGTTCGGTCCGTGGGTCAAGGCGGCGGCGACGGGCGGTGCGTCGCCGTCGGTGCGCCGCTACGCCTGGCATCGGGTGCGACGCATCATGCCCGCCTACGTCGTCACCGTGCTGGCCGCGTACCTGCTGTACCACTTCCGCACCGCGGGGCCGAACCCCGGACATACCTGGGAAGGACTGTTCCGTAACCTCACGCTGACCCAGATCTACACGGACAACTATCTGTATTCGTTTCTGCACCAAGGGCTTACGCAGATGTGGAGCCTGGCGGTCGAGGTCGCGTTCTATGTCGTGCTGCCGGTGCTGGCCTATCTGCTGCTCGTGGTGCTGTGCCGGCGGCGGTGGCGGCCGGGCCTGTTGTTGACCGGCCTCGGTGGGTTGGCGTTGATTAGCCCGGCATGGCTGATCCTGGTGCACACCACCGACTTTCTGCCCGACGCTGCGCGGCTCTGGCTGCCGACGTACCTCGTGTGGTTCATCGGCGGCATGGTGCTCGCGGCCTTACAGCCGCTGGGTGTGCGGGCGTACGGACTCGCGTGTATTCCGCTCGCGGTGGTCAGCTACTTCATCGTGTCGACGCCCATCGGTGGGGAGCCCACCACCTCACCCACCGAGCTGCGCGACGCGTTGGTGAAGACGGGCTTCTACGCCGTGATCGCCACGCTGATGGTGGCGCCGCTGGCGCTGGGGGACCGCGGCCTCTACGCACGGTTTTTGGCGTCGCGGCCGATGGTCTTCCTCGGTGAGATCTCCTACGAGATCTTCCTGATCCACCTCGTGACGATGGAACTGGTGATGGTGGAGATCGTCCGGTACCCGATCTACACCGGCTCGATGTGGTGGCTGTTCATCGTGACGTTCGTGGTGACGGTACCGCTGGCCTGGCTGTTGCATCGCCTCACCCGCGTGCGCTCCACTTGACGCTCATGTTAGGGTAACCTAACTTGTATGTCCGAATCGAGGCTCTCGCGCGGATTGCCCGGCGCGGTGCTCAAGCTCTTGGGCGCGGGCGATCACACGCTGACGGTCACGGAGCGACAGCAGCTCACCCCGCACTACCTGCGACTGACCTTTACGGCCGGTGATCTGCTCACCGCGCATGCGCTGCACCCGACGATGTGGATCCGGATGTGGTTCGCCGACGGGGACAAGCTGCATCAGCGCGGCTACACGCTCGTCGACCCCGACCCACAGGCGGGTACCGTGGCCATCGAGTTCGCACTGCATGACGGCGTCGCGGCCAACTGGGCGCGGAACGCGAAGCCGGGGGACAGCGTCGACGTGACGGTCCTCGGCAGCAATTTCGCGCTGCCTCAGCCGAGGCCGGCGGGCTACATCATCGTCGGCGACACGGCCTCGCTGCCCGCGGTCAACTCGCTGCTCGACGCGATCGAAGACACACCGTCGTGGGTGTTCCTCGAGGCCGCTCACGAGGACGACAAGCAACTGCCGGTGCGAGGTCGCGCCACCGATGTCGAGTGGGTCGACCGAAAGAACAACGGCGAGGCGCTGATCCAGGCCATCAGCTCGTCGGTGTTCGACGCCTCCGACCATTTCGGCTGGGTGGCGTGCGACAACCGCACCACCCGCGCGGTCGCGAAGGTGCTGCGCGAGGACTACCGCATGCCGCGCAAATCCATCAAGGCGCAGGCGTATTGGGTGGCCTGACGTCCTAGCCGGTGGTCTGGGGCGACGGCACCACGATCGGCACCACGAACTCCTCGATCATCGCGCGCTCGTCGGCCTCGTCGTGGCCGGGGAAGACGAGGAGCGACGTGATCACTCGCACCAGCCAACGGGCACGGTGCGTGACGAGCTTCGGATCGTCGGGCGCCAAGGAGATGACGAACGCCTCCGTCAGCGCCCTGATGACCTCCGACTGCTCGGCGATGTCACCGCCGATCGGGCGCTGCGTCGTCGCGAACCACGATGACAGGGCGGGACTTTCGCGGACATTACGCAGCGAGGTCAGAATTCCCTCGACTAGGCGATCGCGCGGATCCTGAAGTGCGTTCAGCTGATCGGTCATCTCACGGTAGAGCCGGTACGACTCGCGGTGCACGTACGCGGTGTAGAGCGCCTCGCGGTTCTCGAAGTACCGGTACAGCGTCGCACGGGAACAGCCTGCCGCCGAGGCGATTTCGTGCATGCCGACGGTCGCGGCATCTTTCTGCGCGAAGAGTTGGTCCGCCGCGTCGAGGATGCGGTCGGCGGCCACCTCGGTGCGCCGCTCGGCCAGCCAGTCGCCGGCCATCAGGCGACCACCGTGAACGGAATGGAGAGCGGCCGACGCACGTAACTTCCTCCTGCCCAGACGATTCGGTCCTCATCGACCTCGAAGTCGGGTATGCG
The nucleotide sequence above comes from Mycolicibacterium moriokaense. Encoded proteins:
- a CDS encoding siderophore-interacting protein, translated to MSESRLSRGLPGAVLKLLGAGDHTLTVTERQQLTPHYLRLTFTAGDLLTAHALHPTMWIRMWFADGDKLHQRGYTLVDPDPQAGTVAIEFALHDGVAANWARNAKPGDSVDVTVLGSNFALPQPRPAGYIIVGDTASLPAVNSLLDAIEDTPSWVFLEAAHEDDKQLPVRGRATDVEWVDRKNNGEALIQAISSSVFDASDHFGWVACDNRTTRAVAKVLREDYRMPRKSIKAQAYWVA
- a CDS encoding TetR/AcrR family transcriptional regulator, which gives rise to MAGDWLAERRTEVAADRILDAADQLFAQKDAATVGMHEIASAAGCSRATLYRYFENREALYTAYVHRESYRLYREMTDQLNALQDPRDRLVEGILTSLRNVRESPALSSWFATTQRPIGGDIAEQSEVIRALTEAFVISLAPDDPKLVTHRARWLVRVITSLLVFPGHDEADERAMIEEFVVPIVVPSPQTTG
- a CDS encoding DEAD/DEAH box helicase gives rise to the protein MTSSDPDESREDLTFDDLQIHPSVLRAIGDVGYESPSAIQAATIPPMMAGSDVVGLAQTGTGKTAAFAIPILSKIDPGKKDTQALVLAPTRELALQVAEAFSRYGAHLPQINVLPVYGGSSYGPQLAGLRRGAQVVVGTPGRVIDHLEKGTLDLTHLDYLVLDEADEMLQMGFAEDVERILADTPEYKQVALFSATMPPGIRKITKKYLHDAVEVAVKSKTATAENITQRYIQVAGPRKMDALTRLLEVEPFEAMIVFVRTKQATEEVAEKLRARGFSAAAINGDIPQAQRERTITALKDGSIDILVATDVAARGLDVERISHVLNYDIPHDTESYVHRIGRTGRAGRSGQALLFVSPRERHMLKAIEKATRQQLTEAELPTVEDVNAQRVAKFRDSITDALTAPGFELFRRMIEDYERENDVPMVDIAAALAAQSRDGEQFLMKEPPPEKRRERPERTERDRERGPKQRKPGQGFATYRIAVGKRHKVSPGAIVGAIANEGGLHRSDFGHISIRPDHSLVELPAKLSRDTVKALERTRIQGILINLQPDRPPRKGGKSGHKSK
- a CDS encoding LppP/LprE family lipoprotein — its product is MLTAGVASVVVGCGSSDSTASKTPGPTAPQVSTAPPSAPAASGPSPSADTADPCEVNLAAPAIAAAVSELPRDPRSNQGWNPEPLAGNYNECAQLSVVIVKANTNAENPNTRAVMFHLGKFISSGVPDTYGFNGIDKTASTGDTVALRYSNGASGLDSVVRFRWNGNGVELIGNTGG
- a CDS encoding acyltransferase family protein, which translates into the protein MTLSGSVDAQGGLESVGKPERVASLTGIRAVAALLVMLTHAAYTTGKYTHGYIGLVWSRAEIGVPVFFVLSGFLLFGPWVKAAATGGASPSVRRYAWHRVRRIMPAYVVTVLAAYLLYHFRTAGPNPGHTWEGLFRNLTLTQIYTDNYLYSFLHQGLTQMWSLAVEVAFYVVLPVLAYLLLVVLCRRRWRPGLLLTGLGGLALISPAWLILVHTTDFLPDAARLWLPTYLVWFIGGMVLAALQPLGVRAYGLACIPLAVVSYFIVSTPIGGEPTTSPTELRDALVKTGFYAVIATLMVAPLALGDRGLYARFLASRPMVFLGEISYEIFLIHLVTMELVMVEIVRYPIYTGSMWWLFIVTFVVTVPLAWLLHRLTRVRST